The following are encoded together in the Candidatus Tumulicola sp. genome:
- a CDS encoding radical SAM protein, which translates to MNHVTILSNFGRAYDKYGRSYDKSAIGESTYPDRFFLLEDDDLQIGLQKATRLLNKTALPGDRLLVMRAEVEDQQLRLNERTGLGTFLPSGRLRILELRIVALDGSIGVMSVEEAYAAALRILNPTLLGYDALRPRSLSVLPVARACQAACKFCFSEASASRTQIGTDIDFEAIGTWCREAQLRGAQRFVITGGGEPGLVRHAKLVRLIALGAAHFPTVVLITNGIHLARSDEAIRKDKLRDYSDAGLSVLSISRHHGDAESNCAVMGVDTKTEKILATLTTFDTLKFRRRLICVLQKGGVDCETALTSYLDWAVDHDVDEVCFKELYVSTTLESTHYSDASNVWARDHQVTLELVCDLLQRRGFCIRTRLPWGSPIFEGIWSGRSLQVAAYTEPTLFWERANGIARSWNVMADSTCLASLEDPQSFVVPAAP; encoded by the coding sequence ATGAACCACGTTACCATCCTTTCTAACTTCGGGCGTGCCTACGATAAGTACGGTCGCAGTTACGACAAGTCAGCGATCGGTGAAAGTACGTATCCGGACAGATTCTTTCTGCTGGAAGACGACGATCTGCAGATTGGACTGCAAAAAGCGACTCGCTTGTTGAACAAGACGGCCCTTCCGGGCGATCGTCTTCTGGTCATGCGCGCTGAGGTCGAAGATCAGCAACTGCGCCTAAATGAACGAACCGGTTTAGGTACGTTCCTTCCCTCGGGCCGCCTAAGAATTTTGGAACTTCGCATCGTTGCGCTGGACGGATCGATCGGCGTAATGAGTGTGGAGGAAGCATACGCCGCAGCCCTGCGGATTCTCAATCCGACATTGTTAGGCTACGATGCGCTGCGGCCGAGAAGCCTTTCGGTTCTGCCGGTTGCCAGGGCTTGTCAAGCCGCATGTAAGTTTTGCTTTTCTGAAGCGTCGGCATCGCGAACGCAAATCGGTACGGACATCGATTTCGAGGCGATCGGCACTTGGTGTCGTGAGGCGCAGCTCCGCGGTGCGCAACGATTTGTAATAACTGGGGGCGGCGAACCGGGCTTGGTGCGTCACGCGAAGCTGGTAAGGCTCATTGCACTCGGCGCCGCGCATTTTCCGACCGTCGTTTTAATCACCAACGGCATTCACCTGGCGCGCAGCGACGAAGCCATCCGAAAGGACAAGCTGCGCGACTATTCGGACGCCGGGTTAAGCGTGCTTTCAATCTCTCGGCATCACGGCGATGCGGAATCCAACTGCGCCGTAATGGGCGTGGATACGAAAACCGAAAAGATTCTTGCGACCCTCACGACCTTCGATACGCTCAAATTTCGCCGGCGCTTAATTTGCGTTTTACAGAAGGGCGGGGTCGATTGTGAGACTGCACTAACCTCCTACCTGGACTGGGCAGTCGACCACGATGTCGACGAGGTCTGCTTCAAGGAGCTTTACGTCTCGACGACCCTCGAATCGACACATTATAGCGATGCTTCGAACGTCTGGGCGCGCGACCATCAGGTCACGCTCGAGCTCGTTTGTGATCTGCTGCAACGGCGAGGCTTTTGCATCCGGACGCGCCTGCCGTGGGGCTCGCCGATTTTCGAGGGAATCTGGAGCGGTCGTTCTCTTCAAGTGGCGGCGTATACCGAGCCCACGTTATTTTGGGAACGGGCGAACGGTATCGCCCGAAGCTGGAACGTCATGGCGGATTCTACTTGCCTCGCGTCGCTCGAGGATCCCCAGTCGTTCGTTGTGCCGGCGGCGCCGTGA
- a CDS encoding aminotransferase class I/II-fold pyridoxal phosphate-dependent enzyme has product MAEHDIAKAFAGERRIEPALEAVHRCDLSRFWLEAYALPIEWRKRVLISGGVRHSLRLLFGFWAKRGKRALLPQDVYPAYGRIACEERLAYDVYATAERIVLHSSDADIMLVPNPVEPRGDYLRQEEIEQLIAWAGHDPNRRIVIDGVYHMQTTLDMASLQLLGTGQAIYVTSLSKLWASPGVLGVTVVPPDDLDALFESFAASENSQEHLRFAANLLRDGGGTARTVATGFAVAKQALRASLTSERIEVSNSASGYHTLLNRPWQQLLHEHSMLAIPFDVFGGHPMMSVATPLSFVPRREVPSGRMHLL; this is encoded by the coding sequence TTGGCCGAGCACGACATCGCCAAGGCGTTCGCGGGCGAGCGACGCATCGAACCTGCGCTCGAAGCCGTTCATCGATGCGATCTTAGCCGGTTTTGGCTCGAAGCATATGCCTTGCCAATCGAGTGGAGAAAGCGCGTTCTCATTTCCGGCGGCGTACGTCATTCGCTACGACTGCTCTTCGGCTTTTGGGCGAAGCGTGGGAAGCGCGCGTTGCTACCGCAGGACGTCTATCCGGCGTACGGCCGCATCGCCTGCGAAGAGCGACTAGCGTATGATGTCTACGCGACCGCCGAACGCATCGTCCTGCACTCTTCCGATGCGGACATTATGCTCGTCCCAAATCCGGTAGAGCCGCGCGGCGATTACCTTCGCCAGGAAGAGATCGAGCAACTCATCGCGTGGGCGGGCCATGACCCTAATCGGCGGATCGTGATCGACGGCGTCTACCACATGCAGACCACCCTCGATATGGCGTCGCTGCAGTTGCTCGGCACCGGACAAGCCATCTACGTGACTTCGCTCTCGAAGCTTTGGGCCTCGCCAGGGGTACTCGGCGTTACCGTCGTTCCGCCAGATGATCTCGACGCTCTTTTCGAAAGCTTTGCTGCCTCGGAGAATTCGCAAGAACATCTTCGCTTCGCGGCCAACCTGCTTCGCGACGGCGGCGGAACTGCGAGAACAGTTGCAACCGGATTTGCAGTTGCAAAGCAGGCGTTACGCGCATCGCTCACGTCGGAGCGTATCGAGGTTTCGAATTCGGCGAGCGGCTACCACACATTGCTGAATCGCCCATGGCAGCAGTTGTTGCACGAACATAGCATGCTCGCCATACCGTTCGATGTGTTCGGCGGCCACCCGATGATGTCGGTTGCTACGCCCCTGTCGTTCGTTCCACGAAGAGAGGTACCGAGCGGGCGGATGCATCTGCTCTAG